A section of the Calditerrivibrio sp. genome encodes:
- the pdxA gene encoding 4-hydroxythreonine-4-phosphate dehydrogenase PdxA: MRKNKILITMGDPSGVGPEIIWKLFKNHDLSNYNIKVVGYRQAFKDFSCLDFEIVEPDYIIKDDFIIGRVNPLSGLAAMKSIEFAVGLILSGEADALVTAPINKKSIQLAGYLFPGHTEYLAYLTGAKEYSMMLVGDRIKTVLVTTHLPLKDVPLKIDIDGVYRAIKNAHLSGKFFGNEKPHIAVCGLNPHAGDDGALGDEELDVIKPAIQKALDACIDVSGPYPADSLFAKMLKGFCDIAVVMYHDQGLIPVKMESFGSAVNVTLNLPIIRTSVDHGTAFDIAGKNLASESSLLRAIRVADFMVKNVKSIRNI, translated from the coding sequence ATGAGAAAAAATAAAATTTTAATAACAATGGGTGATCCTTCAGGTGTGGGACCAGAGATTATCTGGAAGTTGTTTAAAAATCATGATTTATCAAATTATAACATAAAGGTTGTTGGCTATAGACAAGCTTTTAAAGATTTCTCCTGTCTTGATTTTGAAATTGTTGAACCTGATTATATAATTAAGGATGATTTTATTATAGGTAGGGTCAACCCCTTAAGTGGTCTGGCTGCCATGAAAAGTATTGAGTTTGCTGTTGGGCTAATACTTTCTGGTGAGGCTGATGCCCTTGTTACAGCGCCTATAAATAAAAAATCTATCCAACTTGCCGGCTACCTTTTCCCAGGTCATACGGAGTATTTAGCATATCTTACTGGAGCTAAAGAATATTCGATGATGCTAGTGGGTGATAGAATAAAAACTGTCCTTGTTACCACCCATTTACCTTTAAAGGATGTTCCGTTAAAGATAGATATCGATGGCGTGTATAGGGCTATCAAGAATGCTCATCTTTCAGGAAAGTTTTTTGGAAATGAAAAACCACATATTGCTGTTTGTGGATTAAACCCCCATGCTGGTGATGATGGTGCTTTAGGTGACGAAGAACTGGATGTCATAAAACCAGCCATCCAAAAAGCTTTGGATGCCTGTATAGATGTATCTGGTCCATACCCAGCTGATTCCCTTTTTGCCAAGATGCTTAAGGGTTTTTGTGATATTGCTGTGGTGATGTACCATGATCAGGGACTGATCCCTGTGAAAATGGAGAGTTTTGGTAGTGCAGTCAATGTAACTTTGAATCTTCCAATTATTAGAACTTCCGTGGATCATGGAACGGCTTTTGATATTGCTGGGAAAAATTTGGCCTCTGAAAGTAGTTTGCTGAGAGCTATAAGAGTAGCTGATTTTATGGTGAAAAATGTTAAATCTATTAGAAATATATAA
- a CDS encoding LysM peptidoglycan-binding domain-containing protein, translated as MRLIILLLFSLVLFGCANLTHNVQRDLPSVAKISKSLKVAPLELTLQKVDKPMYVYGSDPMINTKIVSVEMKDTTKTAFTDKKPDISNEQKVSIKQEKNQKSYQPEFDVSLYFERNKTLRLSYNVTDDISNYNVPVKINERVNKYIERFTTTSRAVMQRWINNSYKYIFYIKDLFNNYGLPTDLSYLPLAESGFDPIVRSRAGAVGMWQFMEHTGKLYGLKVNYWVDERKDFEKSTDAAARHLKDLYEKFGDWNLALAAYNAGAGRIQRAIDKYNTEDYFELSSYRHLAEETKDYVPKYTALMIIHKNLLQYGFEYPSIDPIVYEKVKLDMPVNLLVLSKLVGLDMNSIIDLNPSLRRWITPPNDTFELKVPLGYKDKIVAALNEHSPEELLQVKIYTPTKKENIKDIAKRHKVSADQITAMNGFKRSYVKAGFPVLIPSENTKNTINPEEIDKLAKISDVKEINSVDYVVKKGDSLAKIAKRFKTSVSSIQQINNIKNIKVGMTIEVPLKGIKKKAVVSASSKKGYISYKVKKGDTIYKLAAKYDTEPKEIIKINNLKVLKPGQTIKIPKS; from the coding sequence ATGAGATTGATAATTCTTTTGCTTTTTTCACTTGTTTTATTTGGTTGTGCTAATCTAACTCACAATGTTCAAAGAGATCTACCTTCTGTAGCAAAAATATCTAAGTCTTTGAAGGTTGCGCCCCTTGAGCTAACGCTACAAAAAGTTGATAAGCCCATGTATGTATATGGTTCTGACCCTATGATCAATACAAAGATAGTTTCAGTAGAAATGAAGGATACTACAAAAACTGCTTTTACTGATAAAAAGCCTGATATTTCTAATGAACAGAAGGTTTCAATAAAGCAGGAAAAAAATCAAAAATCTTATCAACCAGAGTTTGATGTTTCCCTTTATTTTGAAAGGAATAAAACATTGCGTTTGTCTTACAATGTTACCGATGATATAAGCAATTATAATGTTCCAGTAAAGATTAACGAAAGGGTTAACAAATATATAGAGAGGTTTACCACAACGTCAAGAGCAGTGATGCAAAGATGGATAAACAATTCTTATAAATATATCTTTTATATCAAGGATCTGTTTAATAATTATGGATTGCCTACAGATCTCTCTTATTTACCTTTAGCTGAGAGTGGATTTGATCCTATTGTTAGATCCAGGGCTGGCGCTGTTGGGATGTGGCAGTTTATGGAGCATACGGGTAAGTTGTATGGACTTAAGGTGAATTATTGGGTTGACGAAAGAAAAGATTTTGAAAAATCTACTGATGCTGCTGCAAGGCATCTCAAAGATCTGTATGAGAAGTTTGGAGATTGGAATCTTGCCTTGGCTGCGTACAATGCAGGAGCAGGTAGGATACAAAGGGCTATTGATAAATATAACACAGAGGATTACTTTGAATTATCCAGCTACAGGCATCTGGCAGAAGAGACAAAGGATTATGTCCCCAAGTATACTGCATTGATGATAATCCATAAGAATCTTTTGCAATATGGATTTGAGTACCCAAGTATAGACCCTATAGTCTATGAAAAGGTTAAGTTGGATATGCCTGTAAACCTCTTGGTTCTCAGTAAGCTTGTTGGTTTGGATATGAACAGCATAATCGATTTAAACCCATCTCTGAGAAGATGGATAACCCCACCTAATGATACCTTCGAGCTAAAGGTACCGTTGGGTTATAAGGATAAAATAGTTGCTGCACTAAACGAACACTCACCAGAGGAGCTTTTACAGGTAAAGATTTATACTCCAACCAAAAAAGAAAACATAAAAGATATTGCAAAAAGACATAAGGTATCAGCTGATCAGATAACAGCAATGAATGGATTTAAAAGGTCTTATGTAAAGGCTGGCTTTCCTGTGCTTATCCCTTCTGAAAATACTAAAAACACCATAAATCCAGAGGAGATCGATAAGTTAGCAAAGATTTCTGACGTAAAAGAGATAAACAGTGTAGATTATGTGGTGAAAAAAGGTGACAGCCTTGCCAAGATAGCAAAGAGGTTTAAAACCTCAGTTTCCTCTATTCAACAGATAAATAATATTAAAAATATTAAGGTGGGGATGACTATAGAGGTACCACTTAAAGGTATCAAAAAGAAAGCAGTAGTGTCTGCATCCAGCAAAAAAGGCTATATTAGTTATAAAGTTAAAAAAGGTGATACTATTTACAAGCTTGCAGCTAAATACGATACAGAACCAAAAGAGATTATTAAGATCAACAATCTAAAGGTCTTAAAACCTGGCCAGACAATCAAGATCCCTAAATCGTAG
- a CDS encoding molybdopterin-dependent oxidoreductase: MKNFVCSKDCIEACFASIDDNLTILPRNGPTFKGFVCQKLNKFLKKEIFTSDTSFVRQGGNLIYCELEKVLKDVSELMLKYRNENILYIRGSGSLGYAMEYWDLFFSHFPNVYFVEGSLCLSTGKSAHEEDFGIAINPPITNLDEVNNILLFGRDAYNVAPHLYSYLKELKRAGKKLVYIDPLKKKTLLLADRYIRIRPASDNYLALALLVCLGYERSDLSLAFMLEKCGVSQDDFEFLLEAIEDGKTGIITGYGLQRYSNGKNITQWINRLAYFTNNLNYLYYVKNSKEGLPKKIINNPKINISKILECLKQKFFKGAFVVAANPLVSYPSTGLLKEHFESLDFLVTVDTNITKTANFSTHFIKVGGMFAQEDIVGSYFYPGRYGIRDKVVSTVSDLDVIKGLSGILGIEMDFSFPKLPDIKQTARVYRTERLLLVENCSNSLRLITGSHYSYLNSQYFGAFENVLHISPVDADRYSIHSGDLVEVFNENGKIVAKVVVDDLCGEGYIFCYKCRELVEGDPNILTSFTPTDSNTGIAIYDTFVKLRRVDEKK, encoded by the coding sequence ATGAAAAACTTTGTTTGTTCTAAAGATTGTATAGAGGCTTGTTTTGCTTCTATTGATGATAACCTGACAATTTTACCTCGCAATGGGCCTACCTTTAAGGGGTTTGTTTGTCAAAAACTGAATAAGTTTTTAAAAAAGGAGATATTTACAAGCGATACCTCTTTTGTAAGACAAGGTGGCAATCTTATATACTGCGAACTTGAGAAGGTATTGAAGGATGTATCAGAATTGATGTTGAAATATAGAAATGAGAATATATTGTATATAAGAGGTTCGGGGAGTTTGGGATATGCAATGGAGTACTGGGATCTGTTTTTTTCTCATTTTCCAAATGTGTACTTTGTAGAGGGTTCATTGTGTCTTAGTACAGGTAAATCGGCTCATGAAGAGGATTTTGGAATAGCAATAAATCCTCCAATTACTAATCTGGATGAGGTAAACAATATCCTTTTATTTGGTAGAGATGCTTATAATGTGGCTCCACATCTATATTCATATTTAAAGGAGCTTAAAAGAGCTGGTAAAAAGCTTGTATATATAGATCCTTTGAAAAAAAAGACACTACTCCTTGCTGATAGATACATAAGGATAAGACCTGCATCTGATAACTACCTTGCACTAGCACTACTTGTCTGTTTAGGTTACGAAAGATCAGATTTGTCTCTTGCCTTTATGTTGGAAAAATGTGGTGTTTCCCAGGATGATTTTGAGTTTTTATTAGAAGCTATAGAAGATGGTAAAACTGGTATAATAACTGGTTATGGTTTGCAGAGGTATTCAAACGGTAAAAATATAACTCAATGGATCAATAGACTTGCATACTTTACAAACAATTTGAATTACTTATACTATGTTAAGAACTCAAAAGAGGGTTTACCAAAAAAGATAATAAACAACCCTAAGATAAATATAAGCAAGATTTTGGAATGCCTAAAGCAAAAGTTTTTTAAAGGTGCCTTTGTTGTGGCTGCTAATCCTTTGGTTTCTTATCCTTCTACGGGATTGTTGAAAGAGCATTTTGAAAGCTTAGATTTTTTAGTGACTGTTGATACGAATATCACAAAAACAGCTAATTTTTCTACCCATTTTATAAAAGTTGGAGGGATGTTCGCCCAGGAGGATATTGTTGGTAGTTATTTCTATCCTGGTAGATATGGTATAAGAGATAAGGTAGTTAGCACTGTGTCAGATCTGGATGTAATAAAGGGGTTATCTGGCATATTGGGTATTGAAATGGACTTTAGTTTTCCTAAGCTACCAGATATTAAGCAAACAGCCAGAGTTTATAGAACAGAAAGACTGCTCCTTGTTGAAAACTGTTCAAATTCTTTACGATTGATCACTGGCTCTCATTACAGTTATTTAAACTCCCAATACTTTGGGGCATTTGAAAATGTCTTACATATTTCTCCAGTGGATGCTGACCGGTATTCTATACATTCAGGTGATTTGGTGGAAGTTTTTAATGAAAATGGTAAGATAGTGGCAAAGGTTGTGGTGGATGATCTTTGTGGTGAAGGATATATCTTTTGCTATAAGTGTAGAGAGCTTGTTGAGGGTGATCCCAATATTTTAACATCGTTTACTCCGACAGACTCGAATACTGGCATCGCCATTTATGATACTTTTGTTAAATTAAGGCGTGTGGATGAGAAAAAATAA